CCGATGAGGCCGACGGTGCCGAGCGGGGCGAGGCGGATGACCCACCACAGGGCCTTCTGGAGGAGCTCCAGGATCGACTCGCTGAGGGTGAGGATCGGCTTGGCCTTCTCACCGAGCTGGAGCGCGGCGATACCGGCGACGGCGGCCATGAAGACGATCTGCAGCACGTTCAGCTCGGTGAACGGCGTGATGACGTCCGTGGGGATGATGCCCGTCAGGAAGTCCAGCCAGGAGCCCGCGCTCTCCGGCTTGGCGCCGTCCTTCGGGGTGAGGCCGGTGCCGGAGCCCGGGTTGGTGATCAGGCCGATCGCGAGGCCGATGGCCACGGCGATCAGCGAGGTGATCATGAACCAGAGCAGCGTGCGGGTGGCGAGCCTGGCGGCGTTGTTGACCTTGCGCAGGTTGGTGATCGACACCAGGATCGCGAAGAAGACGAGGGGTGCCACGGCCAGCTTGAGCAGCTGGACGAAGATGTGGCCGACCTGGTCGAGCGTGGTGTAGAGCCAGTCGATGTCCTGGCTGCGGGCGAGCCAGCCGAGGAGGACACCGAGGACCAGACCGGTGACGATCTGGGCCCAGAACGGGACCTTCGGTATACGGAAACCGCTACCGGAGCCGGAGGGCTTTCCGGTCTCGGTGGTGGTGGACGCGGAGTTCGCGGACACGGACACACTCCTGTGGGGACGCAGCGGAACGCACGAGGACAGACGCACGGTCGTGCGGTGGAACGGGGACGGGGGTGCGGCGCCCGCGACAGGGGCGGCGCCGCTGCATGGTGCCGGTTCAGACGTTGCGGCAACAGACCGCGGACATACAGCGGCAGAGATCGACATGCAGGCGCGCCACGAGCGGAATGCTCGCGGCATGGTGGAGGCGCACAGCTGTCTTCATGTCGAACACGTTAACACTTGAACTTTGAGATCCTCAAAGGTCTTCTTTGGCAAGACGACATGCCGCCACTCCTCGGAGAGGCCGGAAAACGGCGAAACCCCAGTGCTGGAGCGGTGGCTCCGGCCTGGGGTTTCGGGCGCCCGGGGGCGCGAGTGTGAGGAAGCTTACGCTCCGCTTACCGGCTGCGGCCCTACTGGACGGCGTCCTCGCGGGTCCGGTTGGACTCCAGGCGCGCCTTGGTCCGGTCGACCCTGGAGACGAGCTGCTCGGACATCTCGTCGCGCTGCTTGCGCAGCAGCACGTAGCTGAGCGGCGCCGAGAGCAGCAGGCCGAGCAGGATGACCCAGATGAAGTTGGAGCCGGCGAGGCCGGACGGCAGGAGCCCGAAGTGGACCGCCACACCGGAGACGAAGAAACAGCCCACGAAGATCAACAGACGCAACGCGGTGTAGCGGATCGTTGCGTTCGGCCTGGCAGCGGACACGGCTGACCCTCTCTCTACGTACGACACGTCGCAATCCTGCTCAACCAGTGAAGCATGACCCGAATTCACTCGGTTCAGGGGGCTCCCGGGCCGGCCGCGCACGGCGCCGGGTAGAGCGGGAGCAGCATGGTGATGTCGTCGCGGTCGTCGCCCGGGGCCACCCGGATCGCACCGGGGACGCGGCCCACCTCCCGGTAGCCGCAGGAGGCGTAGAAGCGGTCGGCTCCGGTGCCGCCCCGGCAGGTGAGCCGGATGGCCTCGATGCCGTCGGTCGCGCGGGCGGCGTCGGCAGCCGCGGCCATGAGCTCCCGGCCGAGGCCCCTGCCCTGGAGGCGGGGATGGATCATCACGGTGTGCAGCAGGACCCAGTGGGTCATCAGCCGGTGGGTGGTGCGGGCCAGGAAGGCGGTGGCGGCGACGCTCCCGTCCGCGTCGTAGCCGACGAGCAGCCGGGTCCGGCCCTCGGCGATCGCCGCGAGGTGCTTGAGCAGCTCGGGCCGGATCTCGTCGGGGTTCGCGGGCGGTACGAAGCCGACGGCGCCGCCCGCGTCGGTGACATCGGCCCAGAGTGCGGTGATGCCGTCGTGCAGGGGCCGGTCGAAGGCGGGGTCCAGCTCGAATGTAAGCGCCATAATGCGATGTTAGCTATTACATCAAGCACCCTCAACAAGTGTCCGACACGCGAGAAAGCCCCGGTCGGGGACCGGGGCTCTCGTACGGAACGGTGCGCCGGACGTCAGACGCGCATCGGCTGCGGCGACTCACGCCGCCCGGCGTCCGGACCCGGGTACTCCCGCAGGATCTCGTACCGGGTGTTCCGCTCCACGGGCCGGAAGCCCGCGTCACGGATCAGGTCCAGCAGATCGTCACGGCCGAGCTTGTTCGGCGTGCCGTAGTTGTCCGCGTCGTGCGTGATCTTGTACTCGACGACCGAGCCGTCCATGTCGTCGGCACCGTGCTGAAGGGCGAGCTGGGCGGTCTGCACGCCGTGCATCACCCAGAACACCTTCACGTGCGGCACGTTGTCGAACAGGAGTCGCGAGACCGCGAAGGTCTTCAGCGCCTCGGCGCCCGTCGCCATCGTCGTCCGCGCCTGGAGCTTGTTGCGGACCTTGCCGTCCTTCATGTCCACGAAGTCGTGCTGGTAGCGCAGCGGGATGAAGACCTGGAAACCGCCGGTCTCGTCCTGCATC
The Streptomyces sp. NBC_00234 DNA segment above includes these coding regions:
- a CDS encoding DUF4229 domain-containing protein; this translates as MSAARPNATIRYTALRLLIFVGCFFVSGVAVHFGLLPSGLAGSNFIWVILLGLLLSAPLSYVLLRKQRDEMSEQLVSRVDRTKARLESNRTREDAVQ
- a CDS encoding GNAT family N-acetyltransferase; its protein translation is MALTFELDPAFDRPLHDGITALWADVTDAGGAVGFVPPANPDEIRPELLKHLAAIAEGRTRLLVGYDADGSVAATAFLARTTHRLMTHWVLLHTVMIHPRLQGRGLGRELMAAAADAARATDGIEAIRLTCRGGTGADRFYASCGYREVGRVPGAIRVAPGDDRDDITMLLPLYPAPCAAGPGAP